In Oryza sativa Japonica Group chromosome 3, ASM3414082v1, one DNA window encodes the following:
- the LOC107276337 gene encoding transcription factor bHLH84 isoform X2 — protein sequence MSQDELQQPGQVQWTPAPEEKSEIAVQFFTAPYPCQNGQLDHGEHHALGGIGACSSVHWQPDRGTCYWPPPLSGDGGGGSGSGSSGTGEGSYIGERCYYVGEPDVPIGLNLLVGDNDGAGVVLRDAAPQAKRRTQAGHGGDLGRQKKKARVSDKRNQESMQSGSCSDNESNCSQVNRRKVDRVAGGGNGKVPARRRSATIAQSLYARRRRERINGRLRILQKLVPNGTKVDISTMLEEAVHYVKFLQLQIKMLSSDELWMYAPIVYNGMDLGIDLNISPPR from the exons ATGTCACAAGACGAACTGCAGCAACCAGGTCAGGTGCAGTGGACGCCGGCGCCGGAAGAGAAGTCGGAGATCGCGGTGCAGTTCTTCACCGCGCCGTACCCTTGCCAGAACGGCCAGCTTGATCACGGCGAGCACCATGCACTAGGTGGCATTGGAGCGTGCAGCTCCGTGCATTGGCAACCTGACCGTGGCACGTGCTACTGGCCGCCGCCTCTCagtggggacggcggcggcggcagcggcagcggcagctccGGCACCGGCGAAGGCAGCTACATCGGCGAGCGCTGCTACTACGTCGGCGAGCCCGACGTGCCCATCGGCCTCaacctcctcgtcggcgacaATGACGGCGCCGGAGTAGTACTCCGTGACGCGGCGCCGCAGGCGAAGCGGAGGACTCAGGCCGGCCATGGAGGAGATCTTGGACGGCAGAAGAAGAAAGCTCGAGTTTCAGATAAG CGGAATCAGGAGAGTATGCAGAGCGGCAGCTGCTCCGACAACGAGTCCAATTGCTCCCAAGTGAACCGCCGCAAGGTGGAtcgtgtcgccggcggcggaaacGGGAAGGTTCCGGCTCGCCGGAGGTCGGCGACCATTGCCCAGAGCCTCTATGCAAGG agaagaagagagaggatcAATGGGAGGCTCCGGATTTTGCAGAAGCTGGTACCTAATGGAACCAAA GTGGATATCAGCACAATGCTTGAGGAGGCCGTCCATTACGTGAAGTTCTTGCAGCTACAGATCAAG ATGCTTAGCTCTGATGAGCTGTGGATGTACGCACCGATTGTTTACAATGGCATGGACTTGGGAATTGATCTGAATATTTCCCCTCCCCGGTGA
- the LOC107276337 gene encoding transcription factor UNE12 isoform X1, with protein MFPRSKKAPLFSLHCRMSQDELQQPGQVQWTPAPEEKSEIAVQFFTAPYPCQNGQLDHGEHHALGGIGACSSVHWQPDRGTCYWPPPLSGDGGGGSGSGSSGTGEGSYIGERCYYVGEPDVPIGLNLLVGDNDGAGVVLRDAAPQAKRRTQAGHGGDLGRQKKKARVSDKRNQESMQSGSCSDNESNCSQVNRRKVDRVAGGGNGKVPARRRSATIAQSLYARRRRERINGRLRILQKLVPNGTKVDISTMLEEAVHYVKFLQLQIKMLSSDELWMYAPIVYNGMDLGIDLNISPPR; from the exons ATGTTTCCAAGATCAAAGAAAGCTCCATTGTTTTCTCTGCATTGCAGAATGTCACAAGACGAACTGCAGCAACCAGGTCAGGTGCAGTGGACGCCGGCGCCGGAAGAGAAGTCGGAGATCGCGGTGCAGTTCTTCACCGCGCCGTACCCTTGCCAGAACGGCCAGCTTGATCACGGCGAGCACCATGCACTAGGTGGCATTGGAGCGTGCAGCTCCGTGCATTGGCAACCTGACCGTGGCACGTGCTACTGGCCGCCGCCTCTCagtggggacggcggcggcggcagcggcagcggcagctccGGCACCGGCGAAGGCAGCTACATCGGCGAGCGCTGCTACTACGTCGGCGAGCCCGACGTGCCCATCGGCCTCaacctcctcgtcggcgacaATGACGGCGCCGGAGTAGTACTCCGTGACGCGGCGCCGCAGGCGAAGCGGAGGACTCAGGCCGGCCATGGAGGAGATCTTGGACGGCAGAAGAAGAAAGCTCGAGTTTCAGATAAG CGGAATCAGGAGAGTATGCAGAGCGGCAGCTGCTCCGACAACGAGTCCAATTGCTCCCAAGTGAACCGCCGCAAGGTGGAtcgtgtcgccggcggcggaaacGGGAAGGTTCCGGCTCGCCGGAGGTCGGCGACCATTGCCCAGAGCCTCTATGCAAGG agaagaagagagaggatcAATGGGAGGCTCCGGATTTTGCAGAAGCTGGTACCTAATGGAACCAAA GTGGATATCAGCACAATGCTTGAGGAGGCCGTCCATTACGTGAAGTTCTTGCAGCTACAGATCAAG ATGCTTAGCTCTGATGAGCTGTGGATGTACGCACCGATTGTTTACAATGGCATGGACTTGGGAATTGATCTGAATATTTCCCCTCCCCGGTGA
- the LOC4334213 gene encoding zinc finger protein 1 yields the protein MSSASSMEALHAAVLKEEQQQHEVEEATVVTSSSATSGEEGGHLPQGWAKRKRSRRQRSEEENLALCLLMLARGGHHRVQAPPPLSASAPPPAGAEFKCSVCGKSFSSYQALGGHKTSHRVKLPTPPAAPVLAPAPVAALLPSAEDREPATSSTAASSDGMTNRVHRCSICQKEFPTGQALGGHKRKHYDGGVGAGAGASSTELLATVAAESEVGSSGNGQSATRAFDLNLPAVPEFVWRPCSKGKKMWDEEEEVQSPLAFKKPRLLTA from the coding sequence ATGTCGAGCGCGTCGTCCATGGAAGCGCTCCACGCCGCGGTGCtcaaggaggagcagcagcagcacgaggtggaggaggcgacggtcgTGACGAGCAGCAGCGCCACGAgcggggaggagggcggacacctgcCGCAGGGGTGGGCGAAGCGGAAGCGGTCGCGCCGCCAGCGATCGGAGGAGGAGAACCTCGCGCTCTGCCTCCTCATGCTCGCCCGCGGCGGCCACCACCGCGTCcaggcgccgcctccgctctcGGCTTCGGCGCCCCCGCCGGCAGGTGCGGAGTTCAAGTGCTCCGTCTGCGGCAAGTCCTTCAGCTCCTACCAGGCGCTCGGCGGCCACAAGACGAGCCACCGGGTCAAGCTGCCGACTCCGCCCGCAGCTCCCGTCTTGGctcccgcccccgtcgccgccttgcTGCCTTCCGCCGAGGACCGCGAGCCAGCCACGTCATCCACCGCCGCGTCCTCCGACGGCATGACCAACAGAGTCCACAGGTGTTCCATCTGCCAGAAGGAGTTCCCCACCGGGCAGGCGCTCGGCGGGCACAAGAGGAAGCACTACGACGGTGGCgtaggcgccggcgccggcgcatcTTCAACCGAGCTCCTGGCCACGGTGGCCGCCGAGTCCGAGGTGGGAAGCTCCGGCAACGGCCAGTCCGCCACCCGGGCGTTCGACCTCAACCTCCCGGCCGTGCCGGAGTTCGTGTGGCGGCCGTGCTCCAAGGGCAAGAAGATgtgggacgaggaggaggaggtccagAGCCCCCTCGCCTTCAAGAAGCCCCGGCTTCTCACCGCGTAA
- the LOC107276337 gene encoding transcription factor PIF3 isoform X3: MFPRSKKAPLFSLHCRMSQDELQQPGQVQWTPAPEEKSEIAVQFFTAPYPCQNGQLDHGEHHALGGIGACSSVHWQPDRGTCYWPPPLSGDGGGGSGSGSSGTGEGSYIGERCYYVGEPDVPIGLNLLVGDNDGAGVVLRDAAPQAKRRTQAGHGGDLGRQKKKARVSDKRNQESMQSGSCSDNESNCSQVNRRKVDRVAGGGNGKVPARRRSATIAQSLYARRRRERINGRLRILQKLVPNGTKVDISTMLEEAVHYVKFLQLQIKSLS, translated from the exons ATGTTTCCAAGATCAAAGAAAGCTCCATTGTTTTCTCTGCATTGCAGAATGTCACAAGACGAACTGCAGCAACCAGGTCAGGTGCAGTGGACGCCGGCGCCGGAAGAGAAGTCGGAGATCGCGGTGCAGTTCTTCACCGCGCCGTACCCTTGCCAGAACGGCCAGCTTGATCACGGCGAGCACCATGCACTAGGTGGCATTGGAGCGTGCAGCTCCGTGCATTGGCAACCTGACCGTGGCACGTGCTACTGGCCGCCGCCTCTCagtggggacggcggcggcggcagcggcagcggcagctccGGCACCGGCGAAGGCAGCTACATCGGCGAGCGCTGCTACTACGTCGGCGAGCCCGACGTGCCCATCGGCCTCaacctcctcgtcggcgacaATGACGGCGCCGGAGTAGTACTCCGTGACGCGGCGCCGCAGGCGAAGCGGAGGACTCAGGCCGGCCATGGAGGAGATCTTGGACGGCAGAAGAAGAAAGCTCGAGTTTCAGATAAG CGGAATCAGGAGAGTATGCAGAGCGGCAGCTGCTCCGACAACGAGTCCAATTGCTCCCAAGTGAACCGCCGCAAGGTGGAtcgtgtcgccggcggcggaaacGGGAAGGTTCCGGCTCGCCGGAGGTCGGCGACCATTGCCCAGAGCCTCTATGCAAGG agaagaagagagaggatcAATGGGAGGCTCCGGATTTTGCAGAAGCTGGTACCTAATGGAACCAAA GTGGATATCAGCACAATGCTTGAGGAGGCCGTCCATTACGTGAAGTTCTTGCAGCTACAGATCAAG AGTTTGTCATGA
- the LOC4334212 gene encoding probable N-acetyltransferase HLS1 has protein sequence MVVPVPTTFEGAREMEVVEVREYREDRDRAAVEEVERECEVGSSGGGEAKMCLFTDLLGDPLCRIRNSPAYLMLVAETANGGGGGNGREIIGLIRGCVKTVVSGGSVQAGKDPIYSKVAYILGLRVSPRYRRKGVGKKLVGRMEEWFRQSGAEYSYMATEQDNEASVRLFTGRCGYSKFRTPSVLVHPVFGHALQPSRNAAIRKLEPREAELLYRWHFAAVEFFPADIDAVLSKELSLGTFLAVPAGTRWESVEAFMDAPPASWAVMSVWNCMDAFRLEVRGAPRLMRAAAVATRLVDRAAPWLKIPSIPNLFAPFGLYFLYGVGGAGPASPRLVRALCRHAHNMARKGGCGVVATEVSACEPVRAGVPHWARLGAEDLWCIKRLADGYNHGPLGDWTKAPPGRSIFVDPREF, from the exons ATGGTTGTGCCTGTGCCGACGACGTTTGAGGGAGCGAGAGagatggaggtggtggaggtgcgtGAGTACAGGGAGGACCGggaccgcgccgccgtcgaggaggTGGAGCGGGAGTGCGAGGTGggctcctccggcggcggcgaagccaaGATGTGCCTGTTCACGGATCTCCTCGGCGACCCGCTCTGCCGCATTCGCAACTCGCCGGCCTACCTCATGCTG GTAGCGGAGAcagcgaacggcggcggcggcggcaatggcaggGAGATCATCGGCCTCATCCGCGGTTGCGTCAAGACCGTCGTCTCCGGCGGCAGCGTCCAGGCCGGCAAGGACCCCATCTACTCCAAGGTCGCCTACATCCTCGGCCTTCGCGTCTCGCCTCGTTACcg GAGGAAGGGGGTGGGGAAGAAGCTGGTGGGCAGGATGGAGGAGTGGTTCCGGCAGAGCGGGGCGGAGTACTCGTACATGGCGACGGAGCAGGACAACGAGGCGTCGGTGCGCCTCTTCACCGGCCGCTGCGGCTACTCCAAGTTCCGGACGCCGTCGGTGCTCGTGCACCCGGTGTTCGGCCACGCGCTCCAGCCCTCGCGCAACGCCGCCATCAGGAAGCTCGAGCCGCGCGAGGCCGAGCTGCTGTACCGGTGGCacttcgccgccgtcgagttCTTCCCCGCCGACATCGACGCCGTGCTGTCCAAGGAGCTCTCGCTCGGGACGTTCCTGGCCGTGCCGGCCGGGACGCGGTGGGAGAGCGTCGAGGCGTTCATGGACGCGCCACCGGCGTCGTGGGCAGTGATGAGCGTGTGGAACTGCATGGACGCCTTCCGCCTCGAGGTGCGGGGCGCCCCGCGCCTGATGCGCGCCGCGGCGGTCGCGACGCGGCTGGTGGACCGCGCGGCGCCGTGGCTCAAGATCCCGTCCATCCCGAACCTCTTCGCGCCCTTCGGCCTCTACTTCCTctacggcgtcggcggcgccggcccggCCTCCCCGCGGCTCGTCCGCGCGCTGTGCCGCCACGCCCACAACATGGCCCGCAAGGGCGGCTGCGGCGTGGTCGCCACCGAGGTCTCCGCCTGCGAGCCCGTCCGCGCCGGCGTGCCGCACTGGGCGCGCCTCGGCGCCGAGGACCTCTGGTGCATCAAGCGTCTCGCCGACGGCTACAACCACGGCCCGCTCGGCGACTGGACCAAGGCGCCGCCGGGCCGCTCCATCTTCGTCGACCCAAGAGAGTTTTAG